DNA sequence from the Methanolobus sp. ZRKC5 genome:
TGCGAACGACATCTTCGGCTCCGAAAAGGAAAACATCGTAGTCCTGTGAGCCTACAAGATCGGCATCCCCTTGGGAAACCATGAATGCAGCCTGTGCTTCTGCTTCGGATTCTGCCTGAATATGAGGAATACCCATAAGGTCGAGGAGTTTTTTGCATTCATCGAGTACCTGCGGGGTTATTCGGGAAGTTCCCTGTGCAAATTTCTTCATGTCCTCAACGTTACCTTCGTCCTTGGCAATCTCATATTTACGGGCTGCATTCTCTTTGCATTCCTTACGTTTTTCCAGTGTTTCCCTCTTCATCTCCGGTGGTTTCCCGTCAAAAATAAAAACCGGTTTGATGTTTGCATCCCTCAGTTTGCTGGTCCTTGAGAACAAGCCGGTGAGATGGGATGTGGGATTTCCATTGGAATCTGTGAGTAGTGAACCATCACGCTGGCGAATAGCACTCAGGAACTGGTAAATGGTATTGTATGCATCGATCGCAATCACTTTGCCACTGAGTTCTTCGTAAGTGATAGGGTTCTTTGTGAGTAATGCTCCTATTTGTGTGCCCATGATAACCTTCCTTTTTTAGTATCCTTTTTATCCGTTGGTATTTTGTTTTCAATGGTCATTCTGGTTTATAGTGGTATGCCAAAAGGCATGATAATTGGCTTTTACTTTCAAGACTAATGTCTTATGTACTATGGAACTCAAATAATTATTATTAGTTTAAGGGGGAGTCAAATATAGCAAATAAAGATAGCAAAATGCCGGAGAATGTTCCAGGCCCATATTATGTTGATGAAAATTGCATAGCATGCCAGATATGTGCGGATGAGGCTCCGAATCACTTTAAAATGGCCGATAATAATTCGGGTGCCTACGTTTTCAAACAGCCGGAAAATGATGAGGAAAAAAAAGATTGTGAAAGGGCACTGAGTATTTGCCCGGTTGATGCAATAGGAAATGATGGCTAAAAATCTCGAATTGCACGATTAAATTGAATAACAAATGGAGTGGGGCCATGACATTAAACAGCAAGTATACCCGATGGTTTGAAGAAATAACTATAGATGACGTGCCTTCAGTCGGAGGCAAGAATGCATCCCTTGGAGAGATGTACAGGGAACTGACAGATAAGGAGATTAAAATTCCCAATGGTTTTGCGATAACTGCAGATGCCTACTGGCATGTCCTCGAGTCAGCAGGAGTGCTTGAAGAACTCAAGGCAACACTTGAGGGACTGGATATTGATGATATCACTGACCTTTCACAAAGAGGAAAGAAAGCCAGGAATATCGTGCTTGATGCAGGTATCCCCGATGACCTATGGGAAGAAATAAAGGATGCTTATGACAAACTCTGCGAGCAGTATGGAGAGGATACGGATGTGGCGGTTCGCAGTTCTGCAACAGCAGAGGACCTTCCAAATGCCTCCTTTGCAGGGCAGCAGGAAACGTATCTGAACGTGCATGGTTATCATTCTCTGAAAGATGCTTGTAACAGATGCTTTGCATCACTTTTTACTGACAGGGCAATCTCATATAGAGTGAACAACGGATTCGACCACTTCACAGTTGGCCTTTCCATAGGTGTAATGAAGATGGTACGCTCGGACCTCGCATCCAGCGGAGTGATATTCACCATCGATACAGAATCGGGTTTTGAGAATGTGGTATTCATAACCGGAGCCTACGGTCTTGGAGAGAATGTAGTACAGGGACTTGTCAATCCTGATGAGTTCTACGTTTTCAAACCTACACTGAAAGAAGGTTACAGGCCTATTATCAAGAGGAAGCGAGGGAGCAAAGATATCAAGATGATATACGGACGTGGTGATTCACGCGTGCTGACCCGTAACGTGGATGTGCCTGAAGCAGACAGGAAACGGTATTGTATCACAGATGATGAAGTGCTCCAACTGGCAAAATTCGCAATGACCATTGAGGACCACTATTCTAAAAAGAGAGGCAAGCATGTACCAATGGATGTGGAATGGGCCAAGGATGGCGAAACCGGAGAGCTGTTCATAGTACAGGCAAGGCCGGAGACGGTGCAGTCCCTAAAAAGGAAGGATGTGCTTGAGACCTATTACCTGGATAAGAGTTCGGATGTTATCGTAACCGGTAGAAGTGTCGGGTCAAAAATAGCCTCTGGCAAGGTCCATGTTATCTCGGATGTCGCACTACTTCCAGATTTCAAGGCAGGGGAGATACTTGTGGCCGATACCACTACTCCGGACTGGGAGCCTGTAATGAAGCAGGCAGCAGCCATCATAACCAATAAAGGCGGAAGGACTTGTCATGCAGCTATTGTGAGCCGTGAACTCGGCATCCCAGCTGTTGTAGGAGCAGAGGATGCCACGGAAAAACTGAGAGATGGCATGGATGTCACGGTGAATTGTGCAGAAGGGGATGCAGGCAACGTGCATGAAGGCATACTTCCATTCCACATCGAGACTGTTGACCTCAAGGAACTGGAGAAGACAAATACCGAGATCATGATGAACCTGGGCAATCCCGAGGAGGCCTTTGCGATGTCCATGATACCAAATGACGGTATAGGACTTGCAAGATTGGAATTTATCATTAACAGCTATATCAAAGTACACCCCATGGCGCTTATTCACCCTGAGAAGGTGAAAGATCCGGAAGTACTGGAAGAGATCGACAAACTCACAGGCCGGTACGAGAATAAAGCAGACTTTTTCGTGGAGAAACTCGCACAGGGTGTTGCAACCATTACAGCCGCATTCCACCCGAAGCCCGTGGTGGTGCGTATGAGCGATTTCAAATCCAACGAATATGCAAGCCTTGTAGGCGGAGAGTACTTTGAAATTGAAGAGAGCAACCCAATGCTGGGTTTCAGAGGAGCATCCCGTTACTATGATGAGCGTTACAGGGAAGGCTTCGCTCTTGAGTGTAAAGCCATGAAAAAAGTGAGAGATGAAATGGGCCTGACCAATCTCATACTTATGATCCCATTCTGCCGTCGCATTGAAGAAGCCAAAAAGGTCATTGAGGAAATGAAGAAGAATGAACTTGTAAGAGGAGAAAACGGACTTAAGGTCTACATGATGACCGAAATTCCCAGCAATGTCCTGTTGATAGACGAGTTCAGCAAGCACTTCGATGGCTTCTCCATCGGCTCCAACGACCTGACACAACTAACTCTCGGCGTGGACAGGGATTCCGAGATACTTGCAACTTCCTTTGACGAACGCGACGAAGCCGTGAAGAGAATGGTCTCAATGGCAATCCAGGGAGCTAAAAGAAACAACAAACACAGCGGCCTCTGCGGCCAGGCCCCCAGCGATTTCCCCGAGTTCGCAGAGTTTCTGGTGAAGGAGGGAATTGATTCAATATCATTGAACCCTGATTCAGTGATGAAGATCGCACTGAAGGTGTTGCAGGTGGAGAAGAGGATGGGGAGGTGAAAGGAGGGTTTAATATTTTGTAACTATTCAGCCTGACTGTTTTAATGATGCAAAAAACAATATACTATGGCTTCATTCTATGTGTTAAAAAATATTCAGTAAAATATCATAAAAAACGTCTATCAATCTGAGGGGATTTGTATAGACCGCGAAGAAATACTTGCAGTTTATGAAGCTGGTCCAGAAGCAGTAGTAGAACTTGTAACTCGATTACTTGGGATAATTGAACATCAATCTCTCCAAATTGCACAACTTGAAGAGCGTGTCAGGCATTTGGAAGAAATGCTTGAAAAGAATAGTCGCAACAGTAGCAAACCACCTTCTACTGATTCTTATGCACGGAATAAACCAACCCTTAAAAGTCAAAGAAAAAAGACCAATAAGCATGTAGGTGGTCAAAACGGTCATCCTGGTACTACATTAAGAATAAATGATGATCCGGATGAAGTTATTGTTCATCCTGTTAATCAATGCGTCAATTGTGGGAGATCGTTAGCTTCTGTTCCCTCTGACTATGAAAGAAGACAGGTCTTTGACATTCCTCCTATAACTATCAATTGCATTGAACATCGTTGCGAGATTAAAACATGTCCCAAATGTTCTCATGTAAACAAAGCTCTTTTTCCAGATGGTGTAACTCAGCCGACTCAATACGGTCATCGAGTTAAGTCATTTGCAGTTTATTTGCACACTTACCAATTACTTCCTTATCAGCGTGTTACCAAGTTGTTCTCTGATATTTTGGGATGCAAGATAAGTCCTGCTACTTTGGTGAACACGGAACGTAGTTGTTTTGAGAAGCTTGGAGCTTTTGAAAATACAGTGAAACATCTCCTGAAAGAATCTCCTGTCATCAATCTGGATGAAACAGGAATGAGAATAAATGCAGTTCGTAATTGGCTTCATGTGGCAGGTACAGACAAACTGACCTATTATTTTGCACATCGCAAAAGGGGCTCAGAAGCAATGGATGCTATGGGCATATTACCAGGTTACACTGGTGTTGCAACACATGATTTTTGGAAACCGTACAACAAATATGAATGTCAACATTCATTATGTAATGCACATTTATTACGAGAGTTAACTGGAGCTTCCGAAAACAGGGATCAACAGTGGCCAAAGATAATGAGTGATCTCTTGATATGCATTAAACATCATGTTGATAATGATCTTTTAGATACTGAGCTAATTCAAAGGTTCAGTGAGGATTATGATCACATAACTTGTTTAGGAGTGAATGAAAATCCTCCTGATCCGGAATCAAATGTGCGGTCTAAAAAACGAGGACGTAAGAAGCAGACCACGGTAAAGAATTTGCTGGATAGGTTTATTGGCCATAAAGAGGATATCTTGCGATTTATGTACGACCAAAACGTTCCGTTTGATAACAATCAGGCTGAAAGAGAGATCAGAATGACGAAAGTACAGCAGAAGATATCAGGTACTTTCCGCAGTGAACAGGGTGCAAAAAATTTCTGCCGTATAAGAGGATACGTGTCTACTGTTAATAAGAATTCTGAATCTGTTATCGATGCAATTAGTGCAATATTTTATGGCAATTCATTTGTTCCAAAGTTGCAGAATTGATCGTGGATGAAGAAATCAGCTTGGTGGAAGTGAGCTAGGCTGAATAGTTACAAAAACGATTTACTAAATACTGAAACTTTTAAACATATTAGAACATGGCTTCAACTTCCATTTCATTCTAAAGAACAAGGCGAGGATATTCATCTCAAGGGTGAGCTAGAGAAATATTCTAAACCCCAGCCAGGATCACACCGTATAAGAGGAGTGGCAGGGAGTGGAAAAACATTAGTAGTTGCATGCAGAGCAGCTAGATTGGCAGAACTAGATAAAGAGAATAAAATCCTTATTGTTTCGTATAACAAAACATTAGTGCATTATATAAAGGACATGATTAAAAGAACGCCTTTTGAGTTTTATACTACACAGATTGTTTGTACTCATTTCCATGGATTGTGCAAAGACTTATTGAATGAGTTGGAATATCCTAAGCCGAAATTTTTTTTTCTTAAGTGCGTTGTTCCAGCTATAGAATATGCCCTTAAAAATGCATCACATACTGGCCTTAGTACAGATGAATTAAAATATGATGCAATCTTGATTGATAAAGCTCAAGACTTCAAAGCTGAATGGATTGATTTATTGAGGAAATTCCAGAAAGGAAGAAAAGAGTTTTTGATAGTTTGTGACGAAGCACAGAATATCTATGAGCGTAATATAAAGTGGACCGACAATATAGGGATAAAAAAAGGTTTTGCTGGCCCATGGGGCAAACTACCCAATTGCATCCGTCTTCCTAGGTTGATAGCCGAAGAAGTTAACAGATTTTTAACTATGTATTTACCGAATGTAAAATTGCACCCCATACCTACACAAACCAAATTGTCTGAATTTAACCATATATTAAGATGGATATCTTGTGAAAGTGATGATGAAGCAAAAAATCAAATTGAAGCTGCATATAATTACTTATATAGTGAAATTGGCCAACACCCAACAGATATTGTTACGCTTTTCCAATGTAGTGATATGGGTGAAGAAATGGTCAAAAGATTCGAAAATAAAAACATTTACGTAAACCATGATTTTGATGATATACATAAGGAATCCTTTTGGATGGGAGATGCTCGAACTAAAATGAGCACAATCCATAGTTTCAAAGGGTTTGAACTTAAAAATGTCATAGTTGTTATTGAATTTGATAACCCGTATCTCATATATACAGCGATATCAAGAAGTCAGGAAAATTTAATTGTTATAAATCGCGTTCCTAAATATGATGAATATGGAAAAGAATGGCAAAATACAAAATCATTTCATGTACCAAATTAACTTTTATGGCGTAAAGTAGTAGATTTAAATCAACACTCTCCCCACATTTCTACTCTTTCCCTGACATGTGCATTCAAGCTAAATGGCTTATCCGCTTCAGCATTCTTTTTCATGTAATGTAGAGTGCCTTTAGAGAAACCCATCTTCTTCCATTCAGAGTATGGAATACTTAGAATCTTCTGCCTGATTTCGTCTGAATCCTGCCTTTCAACAGCATAAGCAGGCTTACTGAAATCAAGATTCTTCCTTTTACCAACAAGATACTGAGCAAGCTCCCTAGTCTTCAATAACAGAGCATAACTCCACATAACAGATTGTTTCTTGTAAGCTACCTTCTTATTCATCCAGTTGTTGAACTCCTCAGTCACCTTCTTAGCTCCCGATGGTTTGAGCCTCAATGAATAGCTCTCAGTCCTGATAAAGTCCTTGTTCTCCATTTTTCTCGACTCAATCAAGCTAATAACTGCAAAATCAACAAGGAATCTGAAAGGCTCTTGGAGATCATAGACTAAGCTGTTCTTACCTGTTGCCATTTCATGCAAAAAGCCTACATGTACATCCATACCAACTGCATTAATGGTTCTCATGCACTCAGCTTCAAGAAGAGAATAAACGTAATTGAGCATAACATTGGTCTTATCCCCTGCTCCCACCGGTCTTCTATATCCCAGAGAAAAAGAGTGGGGTTGTAATTATCTCTTAAAAAATATCACTCACCTAAAAAAGGTATATACACCTGTTTACCATTAATTCAAAGTAAATCTTTGGCTATAAAGTATCAAACTGATAAGTTCAATAAGATTGCTAATCTGAATTATTGAAACTATCTTTTGCCATTGGAAATTGCTACTGGATTAAGTATATATGTATTTGGCATCAAATATTCTGTTGAGATAGTTTTATTTTCTGTTAGAGTAACTATTCAGCCTGATAAAAACGCTATCAATAACAATCTTGACAAAAAGTTGAAACGTAAATTTCATTAGGATCATTTATTTTGATTGTTGCTATTGATTGCTTTTTTGATTGTTAGATTGTTAGTGAGCAGACATCTCTATTTCGATGAAATCAGTACCAATAGGCAAATCGTGCCAGGCTGAATAGTTACCTGTTAGAATACCTGTGATGGAAAAAGGGAGGAGAAAATGAACTTAAAACAAGAAATACAAGAACGTGCTTTCCAAGAAGGTTTCCAACTTTTTGGTGTTTCAGATTTAGAAAAACTGGAAAAGGTTGATTTCCCAGATGATAGAGGAATGATGCGGCCATCTGAAGTAATGCCTGAAGCTAAATCTGCATTTGTAATGGGTTTAGTTCTCTGGGACGAAGGTTTGAATGCTGCAATAGCATCTGTAAGTACGGGCGATTTCTCTGGAGGGGAAGCTGACTATTACAATTTGTACTATGAAGTAACCGAAACTCGTGCATGGCGCTTGATTTCTTGGTTAAATGAAAAGGGATACAAAGCACTTCCATCTCATGCAGTTCATGAAAAGGTTGCTGCATATCTTGCAGGATTAGGATTTATAGGGCATAATACTCAGGTTATAACTCCTGAATATGGACCCAGAGTCAGATGGGTGACAGTATTGACAGATGCGGAACTTGAGCCAGATGAGCCTTTTGACCGGGATCTGTGTGCAGAACAACCTCTATGTCAGAAACAGTCTCTGTGTGTTAAAAGTTGTCCATATCAAGCGATTATTCCCGGCCCTTCCCAAGGAGTAGAACCCGGAAAGAAAGTTCTTTATGATAAATGTGTAGTTTCCCATGAATTTGACAAAGACGTTTCTCCTCAAAATGAGAAACACATACGTCGTATAACAGAAAGGGGATTCATGGAATGTACAATATGTAATCTGGTATGTCCCTACGGAAAACCAGTGGAAGAACGCATAATTCCTGGTAAAAGAGGCCTTGATTGAAGAGGAAGTACTATTTCTTTTATTTTTTTTAACGTTCTATTTGACAAAACACATTTTTTTCATAAATCCGCTTTCCACATTTCCAGTCTCTCACTCACATGAGCATTCAGGCTAAATGGCTCCTCAACTTCAGGCATTCTTCTTCATATAATGCAAAGTACCCTTAGAGGATCCCATATGCTTCCATTCAATATAACCAATAGCAAGAATCTTTGTAACTATTTAGCCTACCACAATTAGCCTATTGATACTGATTTAATCAAAACGGAGATGTTTGCTCACTAACAACCTAAGAATCAAAAAAGCAATCAATGGCAACAATCAAAATTAATGATCCTAATAAAATGTAGGTCTCAACTTTTTGTCAAGATTGCTATTGATAGTGTTTTTATCAGGCTGAATAGTTACGAATCTTTTTCCTCAACAGGTCAGTATCATCTCTTTTCCCAACGTAAGAAGGTTTACTGAACTCAATCGTCTTCCTCTTACCGACTAGATATTGAGCTAATTCCCTAGCCTTTAACAAAAGAACAGTTACCCAAATAGTATTTTTCCTCCTGTACTCGACTTTAGCATTCATTCTTGAGTTAAACTCTTCAGTAACCTTCTTAGCTCCTGATGGTTTTAACCTGAGTGAATAGCTCTCAGTCCTAATGAAACCCTTACCATCCATTTTACCCAATTCAAGCAACTTGATTGTAACTAAATAAACAAGAATTGCCTACTAAGATGATTTAGAAAAATTCATATAGAACTCCATTGACCTTTTTATTATGTCTGAAAAAAGAATGTTAAGTGATTTACCTTTTTTTGAAACTATTCAGGAGATACTTTCACACTATTCTTATCCACCTACATGTCCTGCACTTTGCTGCAAAATAGCAGATATAAATCTGGATGAAAATGATCTGGATCTATTAATGCAGGCACCAAACTATAAGGCTGATGTGATTGAAGCCTGCAGTGAAGAAGGAGAATATCCGTACAAAATACAACCTCCTTGCCCTTTTTTGGACTCTAACATGTGCAGCGTATATGAATGGAGACCAACAATATGTCGAATGTTTCCGTTTAACATCTGCAATGTTCCAGATGTATTGCTTCTCTTTCCAGGTGATATGGGGGCAAATATATTCAAAGACTATGTCGAATATTCAGAGAATATACTAAAGCAACCTATTCCTGCAAAAACAATCGATGAATTCGAACAATCACATCGTTCTTTTGAGAGCAAGCTTGAACAGGGTTTGCCCATTCCCATGTTAACTATTAAAATTAAGACTCTGGCACCTTTTAAGGAATATCTAAGATCAAAATATGCTTAGTGTTGCTCAAACTGTAACATTGTATATCCTATTTTTTTGTCTCTGTAGAAATCCTCGGTGTTCAGGCGAAAATGAAGCTAATGATTATTCACACTGTACTGTCTGATATTTAAAAAAATTCGACTTTTCGTGATTGAGTATTAATTTTTTGTAACTATTCAGCCTGGCACGATTTGCCTATTGGTACTGATTTCATCGAAATAGAGATGTCTGCTCACTAACAATCTAACAATCAAAAAAGCAATCAATAGCAACAATCAAAATAAATGATCCTAATGAAATTTACGTTTCAACTTTTTGTCAAGATTGTTATTGATAGCGTTTTTATCAGGCTGAATAGTTACAATTTTTTTTCGTTTTTTACAGAACAAAACAACCATTTTTTATTAAAACCAGTAAATGCCGTCTACTACAGGGGGTCCTGTTAACAAAAAAAAGGGGTGAGGGGGTTCGGGGGAGAGGGGAAAAGCTTATGGTTATTTCAATAACTTCTGGATTGACTAAGTCCAAAACATTTATAGAGGAATTTAATTCACAAATGCGAGGTATAAACTTAATAATAAAGCCATTGCTGCTTTTGGTAATAAAAACAGTCTTATCGTCTTTATCTATCGTAAGAAAGGATTAGTTCTATCAAAACTTCGAACAACGTTCTCTCCTAACCTACAAACTCACAACAGATACCCATTTATATCCCAGCAATAGAGTTTACTGCACTATTATGGAGGTTAGTCTATGGCAACAAGATACATTAAAAAAGTTGGTGTGCTTTCACTAGGAAAGATCCTGGCAGTGCTTTACGCAATAATGGGCCTTATATTAGGAGCTTTCATGACCCTTGCTTCCCTGACAATAGGAGCCATGTCGTACCATGCTGGAATGGGAGGGATGTTTTTCGGGGCAGGGGCGATTATAATATTACCCATTTTCTATGGAATTCTCGGTTTCATTACCGGTATAATCACGGCATTGATATTCAACGTGGCAACCGGATTTATAGGCGGTCTGGAAATAGAAGTTGAATAAACAAGCTTGGTAGAAATATTCAATTAGCAATCAAGGCTCGACCCAGACCTCAAGCACCCTGTCCTTGATCTCATAATCCTTAACAGTAGTTATCTTCATGTCCTTCGGATTCTCGACCCAGCCCAGATCATACTCTTTCTTGTCCATTCCGCCGCAGCATATCTTCCTTGTGATGGTAAGATTTAGCTTTACACTGTCAATATCTTCCTCGTTGATCTCGTCAGCGACATCCTGATATCTTTTTTGTATAAGAATCGTGAAAATTCCCCATGAATATAATTTCGTTTGTGGAGATAATCATTTCCATTCCACCTCCCAAGAGTCGGAGACCAACAAGAGCAGCTCACATGAGCAACTTGGCCAGTATCGGAGCAAGGAACACAGTAACGAAACCTGCAATACCTATCGCCAGACCGCTCATGGCTCCCTCGGTCTCTCCCAACTCAACGGCTTTGGTCGTGCCAAGTGCGTGGGATGATGTTCCAATTGCAATTCCTACAGCCACCTTGTTTTCTATCCTGAACAATTTGCAGATCATAGGAACCAGCAACACACCGGCTATGCCCGTAAAGACTATGGCTGCCACAGTTATAGATGGCAGACCTCCAAGCTGGCTGGATACCTCTATTCCAATGGGGGTTGTGACTGATTTTGGTAGCATTGAAATACTTACAAGCTCATCAAGGCCGAACATCTTGCACATGACAATAATGCTTACGATACCTGCGGCAGAACCTATACTGATACCAGCAAGAATGGGAACAATATTATCTTTCAGCAGGCTAATCTTCTTGTACAGGGGTACAGCCAGGATAACGGTAGCCGGACCCAGGAAGAATGATATGAACTGCCCGCCCCTGTTGTAGTCTTCAAAACTGATATGAAAGCTCAAAAGGAGAGCTATGATCATTAACATACTCAGTACAAGCGGGTTCATGAGGGGTGAACCTGTTTTTTTGTAGAGCAGGCCACCTGCGTAGAATGTCAGTAGGGATATTCCTATGCCAAATACAGGAGACTCAATAAACAGAGAAATAAGCTCACTCATCGGACTGTCTCCTATTCATTAGTATCTGTATTGTTGTACCAGTTACAACTGCAATAATAAAGGTCGAAACCACGGATATGAACATCAGAGCAATCCATTTTCCTTCAAGTATCGAGAAGCAGGTAATCAAACCCACGGCTGCCGGAATGAAGAAAAATGAGAGATGTTTTAGCATGAAATTGCTTACATCCTCTATCATGGACAGTTTGATGATACCTGTCAAAAGAAATAATAACAACAGCATCATTCCCAGAACATTTCCCGGAATGTGCAGATTAAAGTAATTATGTAAGAGGTCACCCATAAAACATATAGCCAGAATTATGGCGAACTGAATAAGATGCTTCATTTTGATATCACTTTCGTTTTTTATGAGGAGATAAATAATACGTTATACAAAACAAGCGTAACCCATCCCACTCTCAGGCTTGTTAAACCCTTCAAATATCAAAAAATAAAATAATAGGAGGTGATGCGATTACTGGCGACTTCTGGACTGACCAGAACTTCGGCTAGCAGAGTGATTCCTGGTGCCTGTTTTGGTACCCTTTTTGACACCTGTATTACTACTACTCTTATTGCCAGCATTACTGCTAACTTTGTTTACACTCTTATCCTGGCTTTTTTTAGCACCTGAGTGCGCAGGCTTATTTTTATGGCCTTTACTCTCATTCTTCTTGCCTCTGCCTGTACCCCTTGATTTAGAACTTCCTCTTGGGTTTTTCTGTCCCCGTTGTTGCCTTGGAGCTGGCTTTGCTGCATCACCAGTGGCAGTTCTAGCCTTTTCTGAATGATACTCGTGTTCAGCAACCTCGATTTTTGTTCTGGTGAGCTTTTCGATCCCACGGAGGAAATCACGCTCATCTGCAGCACAGAAAGAATATGCTGTTCCCTGGGCACCTGCCCTTGCAGTACGGCCTATGCGGTGTACGTAGCTTTCAGAGAGATTTGGCAGGTCATAATTTATGACGTGGGATATATCTGGAATATCAATTCCACGAGCTGCAATATCTGTTGCAACAAGCACGCGAAGTTTCCCTGACCTGAAATCATGGAGTGCCTTTGTACGATGGGTCTGGGACTTGTTACCATGAATAGCATCGGTAGGAATCCTATTCTTGTTAAGCGTCTGAGCAACTTTGTTTGCACGGTGCTTTGTACGTGTGAACACAAGAACACACTCCAGATGTTTGCCCCTCAGAAGTTGTAAAAGCAATTCATTCTTATCATCTGAATCAACGAAAAATACATACTGATCTATAAGCTCCACTGTTGTTGCCTGTGGAGTTACCTCTACTGTAACAGGATTTGTAAGTAATTTCCTGGCAAGTTTGGATACATCAGGGGACATGGTGGCTGAATAGAAAAGTGATTGACGTTTGTTTGGCAGCAGATCAACGACCTTGTATACATCGTTAATAAAGCCCATGTCAAGCATCCTGTCAGCTTCATCAAGGACAAAATACTCCACACCTGAGAGTCTCACATGCCCCTGGTCCATAAGGTCAAGCAATCTGCCCGGAGTCGCTACAAGGATGTCTACGCCCTTTGAGAGGGCCCTGACCTGAGGACTCTGGCCAACGCCGCCAAATATGACCGTATGCTTGAATCGTGTGAACTGGCC
Encoded proteins:
- the fen gene encoding flap endonuclease-1, which codes for MGTQIGALLTKNPITYEELSGKVIAIDAYNTIYQFLSAIRQRDGSLLTDSNGNPTSHLTGLFSRTSKLRDANIKPVFIFDGKPPEMKRETLEKRKECKENAARKYEIAKDEGNVEDMKKFAQGTSRITPQVLDECKKLLDLMGIPHIQAESEAEAQAAFMVSQGDADLVGSQDYDVFLFGAEDVVRNLGSSGKRKVPGKKEYVVKTPEHISLTGSLEQLDITREQLIDLAICIGTDFNEGIHRVGAKTALKLIRKHEDIDTIIREENKDIRACTSVEEIREFFLNPPVTIDYNLSWKTPKSEALCDYLVERDFSEKQVLKNTEILENRANDECQSCLGDW
- a CDS encoding ferredoxin, translating into MANKDSKMPENVPGPYYVDENCIACQICADEAPNHFKMADNNSGAYVFKQPENDEEKKDCERALSICPVDAIGNDG
- the ppsA gene encoding phosphoenolpyruvate synthase, with amino-acid sequence MTLNSKYTRWFEEITIDDVPSVGGKNASLGEMYRELTDKEIKIPNGFAITADAYWHVLESAGVLEELKATLEGLDIDDITDLSQRGKKARNIVLDAGIPDDLWEEIKDAYDKLCEQYGEDTDVAVRSSATAEDLPNASFAGQQETYLNVHGYHSLKDACNRCFASLFTDRAISYRVNNGFDHFTVGLSIGVMKMVRSDLASSGVIFTIDTESGFENVVFITGAYGLGENVVQGLVNPDEFYVFKPTLKEGYRPIIKRKRGSKDIKMIYGRGDSRVLTRNVDVPEADRKRYCITDDEVLQLAKFAMTIEDHYSKKRGKHVPMDVEWAKDGETGELFIVQARPETVQSLKRKDVLETYYLDKSSDVIVTGRSVGSKIASGKVHVISDVALLPDFKAGEILVADTTTPDWEPVMKQAAAIITNKGGRTCHAAIVSRELGIPAVVGAEDATEKLRDGMDVTVNCAEGDAGNVHEGILPFHIETVDLKELEKTNTEIMMNLGNPEEAFAMSMIPNDGIGLARLEFIINSYIKVHPMALIHPEKVKDPEVLEEIDKLTGRYENKADFFVEKLAQGVATITAAFHPKPVVVRMSDFKSNEYASLVGGEYFEIEESNPMLGFRGASRYYDERYREGFALECKAMKKVRDEMGLTNLILMIPFCRRIEEAKKVIEEMKKNELVRGENGLKVYMMTEIPSNVLLIDEFSKHFDGFSIGSNDLTQLTLGVDRDSEILATSFDERDEAVKRMVSMAIQGAKRNNKHSGLCGQAPSDFPEFAEFLVKEGIDSISLNPDSVMKIALKVLQVEKRMGR
- a CDS encoding IS66 family transposase; this encodes MCIDREEILAVYEAGPEAVVELVTRLLGIIEHQSLQIAQLEERVRHLEEMLEKNSRNSSKPPSTDSYARNKPTLKSQRKKTNKHVGGQNGHPGTTLRINDDPDEVIVHPVNQCVNCGRSLASVPSDYERRQVFDIPPITINCIEHRCEIKTCPKCSHVNKALFPDGVTQPTQYGHRVKSFAVYLHTYQLLPYQRVTKLFSDILGCKISPATLVNTERSCFEKLGAFENTVKHLLKESPVINLDETGMRINAVRNWLHVAGTDKLTYYFAHRKRGSEAMDAMGILPGYTGVATHDFWKPYNKYECQHSLCNAHLLRELTGASENRDQQWPKIMSDLLICIKHHVDNDLLDTELIQRFSEDYDHITCLGVNENPPDPESNVRSKKRGRKKQTTVKNLLDRFIGHKEDILRFMYDQNVPFDNNQAEREIRMTKVQQKISGTFRSEQGAKNFCRIRGYVSTVNKNSESVIDAISAIFYGNSFVPKLQN
- a CDS encoding AAA family ATPase; the encoded protein is MRGVAGSGKTLVVACRAARLAELDKENKILIVSYNKTLVHYIKDMIKRTPFEFYTTQIVCTHFHGLCKDLLNELEYPKPKFFFLKCVVPAIEYALKNASHTGLSTDELKYDAILIDKAQDFKAEWIDLLRKFQKGRKEFLIVCDEAQNIYERNIKWTDNIGIKKGFAGPWGKLPNCIRLPRLIAEEVNRFLTMYLPNVKLHPIPTQTKLSEFNHILRWISCESDDEAKNQIEAAYNYLYSEIGQHPTDIVTLFQCSDMGEEMVKRFENKNIYVNHDFDDIHKESFWMGDARTKMSTIHSFKGFELKNVIVVIEFDNPYLIYTAISRSQENLIVINRVPKYDEYGKEWQNTKSFHVPN
- the cas1 gene encoding CRISPR-associated endonuclease Cas1 encodes the protein MGYRRPVGAGDKTNVMLNYVYSLLEAECMRTINAVGMDVHVGFLHEMATGKNSLVYDLQEPFRFLVDFAVISLIESRKMENKDFIRTESYSLRLKPSGAKKVTEEFNNWMNKKVAYKKQSVMWSYALLLKTRELAQYLVGKRKNLDFSKPAYAVERQDSDEIRQKILSIPYSEWKKMGFSKGTLHYMKKNAEADKPFSLNAHVRERVEMWGEC